In Fibrobacter sp. UWB2, the following are encoded in one genomic region:
- a CDS encoding sialate O-acetylesterase codes for MSVEMSFKKLMGIAGVAAGLSMFAVTGANAAPDPNFHIYIAYGQSNMEGNARNFTDVDKKEHPRVKMFATTSCPSLGRPTVGEMYPAVPPMFKCGEGLSVADWFGRHMADSLPNVTIGIIPVAQGGTSIRLFDPDDYKNYLNSAESWLKNGAKAYGDDGNAMGRIIEVAKKAQEKGVIKGIIFHQGETDGGMSNWEQIVKKTYEYMLKQLGLNAEETPFVAGEMVDGGSCAGFSSRVRGLSKYIANFGVASSKGYGSKGDGLHFTVEGYRGMGERYAQQMLKLINVAPVDPVPQEPFKGAPIAIPGKVEVEDFDKPGIGKNEDGTSNASYSDEDSENHGDSDYRKDTGVDLYKAGDGVALGYTQTGEWLEYTVDVKADGEYNIDASVAAGNSTSAFKLYIDEKAITDDVSVPQTADNSWDTYKTISVKEKVTLKAGKHVLKLEITANYVNIDWIQFSEPKKEDPPSAIAKVRFDMTEAESNFSVYSMQGQKLGTFTAKGMADAMNLVKTDAKLRKQAQGVFFIRKNGAKLMSKKVVVFE; via the coding sequence ATGAGTGTGGAAATGAGCTTCAAAAAGCTGATGGGCATTGCAGGTGTTGCTGCAGGCCTCTCTATGTTTGCGGTAACGGGTGCAAATGCGGCTCCGGACCCGAACTTCCATATTTACATTGCTTACGGGCAATCGAACATGGAAGGTAACGCGAGGAACTTTACGGATGTCGATAAGAAGGAACATCCTCGCGTGAAAATGTTTGCAACAACGTCTTGCCCGAGTCTTGGCCGCCCTACGGTCGGTGAAATGTACCCGGCAGTGCCGCCAATGTTCAAGTGCGGTGAAGGCCTTTCTGTCGCTGACTGGTTTGGCCGCCACATGGCAGATTCCTTGCCGAACGTGACGATTGGCATTATTCCGGTGGCTCAGGGCGGTACGAGTATCCGCTTGTTTGACCCGGACGATTACAAGAATTACCTCAATTCTGCGGAAAGCTGGCTGAAGAACGGAGCCAAGGCTTACGGTGACGATGGCAATGCCATGGGCCGCATTATTGAAGTCGCCAAGAAGGCTCAGGAAAAGGGCGTCATCAAGGGGATCATCTTCCACCAGGGCGAAACCGATGGCGGCATGAGCAACTGGGAGCAGATTGTCAAGAAGACTTACGAATACATGCTCAAGCAGCTTGGCCTGAATGCCGAAGAAACTCCGTTTGTCGCGGGCGAAATGGTGGATGGCGGTTCGTGTGCTGGCTTTAGCAGTCGTGTGCGTGGGCTTTCCAAGTACATTGCAAACTTTGGTGTCGCAAGTTCCAAGGGTTACGGCTCTAAGGGGGACGGCCTCCACTTTACCGTAGAAGGCTACCGCGGCATGGGTGAGCGTTATGCCCAGCAAATGCTCAAGCTCATCAACGTGGCGCCTGTTGACCCTGTCCCGCAGGAACCGTTCAAGGGTGCTCCGATTGCTATTCCGGGCAAGGTCGAAGTCGAAGATTTTGACAAGCCGGGTATCGGCAAGAACGAAGACGGTACGAGTAACGCCTCTTACAGTGACGAAGATTCCGAAAACCACGGTGATAGCGATTACCGCAAGGATACGGGCGTAGACTTGTACAAGGCGGGCGATGGCGTTGCTCTTGGTTACACGCAGACTGGCGAATGGCTTGAATACACGGTAGACGTGAAGGCTGATGGCGAATACAATATCGATGCAAGTGTCGCTGCCGGTAATTCCACCTCTGCGTTCAAGCTTTACATCGACGAAAAAGCCATAACGGATGATGTTTCCGTGCCGCAGACTGCCGACAATTCCTGGGACACGTACAAGACGATTTCCGTGAAGGAAAAGGTCACCTTGAAGGCCGGTAAGCACGTGCTCAAGCTCGAAATCACCGCCAACTACGTGAATATCGACTGGATCCAGTTCAGCGAGCCCAAGAAGGAAGACCCGCCGAGCGCGATTGCAAAGGTCCGTTTTGACATGACTGAAGCCGAAAGCAACTTTAGCGTGTACAGCATGCAGGGCCAAAAGCTCGGGACGTTTACCGCGAAGGGAATGGCCGACGCGATGAACCTCGTCAAGACGGATGCCAAGCTCCGCAAGCAGGCTCAGGGAGTGTTCTTCATCCGCAAAAATGGCGCCAAACTCATGAGCAAGAAGGTTGTCGTTTTCGAATAA
- a CDS encoding carbohydrate binding domain-containing protein has protein sequence MFGKIFKKAHCALTVAALAGFATFSFADNINVNGTNRTMNVYAPRNIEKNRPLIIQMHGMNQDAPYQQNAAKWEPIADTARFVVVFPNGQNKAWDIGGDKDINFLKAIINEMYNKYGIDKNRVYVSGFSMGGMMSYHAANKMGDMIAAIAPVSGGGGVNSPKRAMPIMHTHGTSDDVVNYNSTVNTLKGWVSAQKCSSSSKVTKPYPSSKPGSAASLEVWSGCKDNVEVRLLTIAGKGHWYSMDEAVSVNTSVEIWNFVKNYSLDGSSLPPPIQVPTDRDSIFNGGFDSTDVAWTLQTHGSAAATGDVKNGKYQLDISAIGTENYQVQLIQHDLHLEKGQWYEVSFEASAGASRTLEVNVEQHTDPWASYLTEKKNFEIGKESKKYSFQFQMTAATDKDSRLSFNAGASTGTLTLDNVTLKKIAEPDPGTIALAPSLRLQTASGKFGVYNLAGKRLGFVEIIENDVPNMQKTMKNAGFGKGVYILRCKTRSFMMPVDR, from the coding sequence ATGTTTGGTAAAATTTTTAAGAAGGCGCACTGCGCCTTGACGGTTGCCGCCTTGGCTGGCTTCGCGACCTTTTCATTTGCAGACAACATTAATGTGAACGGCACGAACCGTACCATGAACGTGTATGCGCCGAGAAACATCGAAAAAAATCGCCCGCTCATCATCCAGATGCACGGCATGAATCAGGATGCCCCGTATCAGCAGAACGCTGCCAAGTGGGAGCCGATTGCCGATACTGCACGATTTGTGGTCGTGTTCCCGAATGGTCAAAACAAGGCCTGGGACATCGGTGGCGACAAGGACATCAATTTCCTCAAGGCGATTATCAACGAAATGTACAACAAGTACGGCATTGACAAAAATCGCGTGTATGTTTCGGGATTCTCGATGGGTGGCATGATGAGCTACCATGCGGCAAACAAGATGGGCGATATGATTGCAGCCATTGCCCCGGTTTCTGGTGGCGGTGGCGTGAACTCTCCCAAGCGCGCGATGCCGATTATGCATACGCACGGCACTTCCGATGACGTGGTGAATTACAACAGCACCGTGAATACCCTCAAGGGCTGGGTCTCTGCGCAAAAATGCTCTTCAAGTTCCAAGGTCACAAAGCCGTATCCATCAAGCAAGCCGGGCTCTGCCGCCTCTCTTGAAGTCTGGAGCGGCTGCAAGGATAACGTCGAAGTCCGCTTGCTCACCATTGCAGGCAAGGGCCACTGGTATTCCATGGACGAGGCGGTCAGTGTCAACACGAGCGTTGAAATCTGGAATTTTGTCAAGAATTATTCGCTGGACGGCTCTTCGCTTCCGCCGCCAATTCAGGTGCCGACCGACCGCGACAGCATTTTCAACGGCGGCTTCGATTCGACCGACGTGGCCTGGACTTTGCAGACTCACGGTAGCGCTGCTGCTACAGGTGACGTGAAAAATGGCAAGTATCAGCTTGACATTTCTGCCATCGGCACGGAAAATTACCAGGTGCAGCTCATCCAGCACGACTTGCATCTTGAAAAAGGACAGTGGTACGAAGTGAGCTTCGAAGCTAGCGCTGGCGCCTCCCGCACGCTCGAAGTAAACGTGGAACAGCACACGGATCCGTGGGCAAGCTACCTCACCGAAAAGAAGAATTTTGAAATCGGCAAGGAATCCAAGAAGTATTCTTTCCAGTTCCAGATGACCGCCGCCACCGACAAGGATTCCCGCTTGAGCTTCAATGCGGGCGCCTCGACAGGCACGCTCACGCTTGATAATGTCACGCTCAAGAAAATTGCGGAACCGGACCCGGGAACAATTGCACTTGCGCCATCTCTCCGCCTCCAAACGGCAAGCGGCAAGTTCGGTGTCTATAACCTTGCGGGCAAGCGTCTCGGATTTGTCGAAATCATCGAAAACGACGTGCCGAACATGCAAAAAACGATGAAAAATGCTGGCTTTGGCAAGGGCGTCTACATCTTGCGCTGCAAAACACGCTCGTTCATGATGCCCGTTGACCGTTAA
- a CDS encoding family 43 glycosylhydrolase yields the protein MGLFSKMAKSAVVLAAFAVVNSAAVKVNNPIMYVDSPDPSIVRVDDAYYMVTTTMHFAPGVPVFKSTDLAQWRTVGYAYQTLANNDQQNLNGGRDAYGKGSWASSIRYHKGFFYVLTPSYTTGKTHLYKTADVESGQWSEVQLPFYHDPSLFFDDDGTVWVFYGSGDQISYVQLNDDASGVKAGGRSGKLGGVSVNQATGKSGYIVQQEGSHMEKVNGEYYLFTISWPSGSCRTEVVYRSKNLLSGYTGRVFLSDNGVAQGGIFDTPDGKWYALLFRDSGPVGRMSHLVPMEWKDGWPVPTSGSKAPSTIDLPESPLPGYGMVTSDDFESGELALEWQFNHNPDNKNWSLSANPGFFRITTGRTDSRVVNAKNTLTQRSFGPKSSGRTLVDGKGMKDGDIAGLVALQDDKGFVALAKDGGNYKVVMYSGNKDGERLVTSENLSDSKVYLRIDFDLPIDRGTAYFYYSTDGSSWKKIGNDVKLNYDLHMFVGVRWGLFNFATKQAGGYADFDWFKVGTDVNDEIYLDGAGSEPVPQTPFCAAGENCPANAIPGKIEAENFDVPGKGKDGSSYYDGDSENHGDSDYRKGTGVDLYKKATGVIVGYNSEGDWLEYTVNVKEAGDYTMFAAVAAAGSTSSFKLSLDGKDITEELSVPAASSGEENYDDYNKVKANVKLPEGEHVLRFTVVGSWLDIDYFTFVKGADAKDPEETIGITKGVRYNVQGVQTYGVYGLNGKFIGRVDASNNFDVRSKVNSLVKESGVYVVKSLTTGNTLRLSVTK from the coding sequence ATGGGATTGTTTAGTAAGATGGCGAAGTCGGCTGTGGTTTTGGCTGCTTTTGCTGTAGTGAATAGTGCAGCCGTTAAGGTCAATAACCCGATCATGTATGTCGATAGCCCGGACCCTTCCATTGTCCGTGTTGACGATGCTTATTACATGGTCACGACGACCATGCATTTTGCGCCTGGCGTGCCGGTTTTCAAAAGCACGGATTTGGCGCAGTGGCGCACTGTGGGTTATGCCTACCAGACGCTTGCCAACAATGACCAGCAGAATTTGAATGGCGGCAGGGATGCCTACGGTAAGGGCTCTTGGGCATCGAGCATCCGCTACCACAAGGGATTTTTCTACGTGCTGACTCCGTCTTACACGACGGGCAAAACTCATTTGTACAAGACCGCCGATGTGGAAAGTGGCCAGTGGTCCGAAGTGCAGCTCCCGTTCTACCATGACCCTTCTTTGTTCTTTGATGACGATGGCACCGTGTGGGTGTTCTACGGCAGTGGTGACCAGATTAGCTACGTGCAGTTGAACGACGATGCTAGCGGCGTGAAGGCTGGTGGCCGTAGCGGTAAGCTCGGCGGCGTGAGCGTCAATCAGGCTACTGGTAAGAGCGGCTATATCGTGCAGCAGGAAGGCTCGCACATGGAAAAGGTGAACGGTGAATACTACCTGTTCACGATTTCTTGGCCGAGCGGTTCCTGCCGTACCGAAGTGGTTTACCGTTCTAAGAACCTCTTGAGCGGATATACAGGAAGAGTTTTCCTCTCAGATAACGGTGTTGCGCAGGGTGGCATTTTCGATACTCCCGATGGCAAGTGGTATGCGCTTTTGTTCCGCGATTCCGGCCCGGTTGGCCGTATGTCGCACCTGGTGCCGATGGAATGGAAAGACGGTTGGCCCGTGCCTACGAGCGGCTCCAAGGCTCCTTCGACAATTGACTTGCCGGAATCTCCGCTCCCGGGCTACGGCATGGTCACGAGTGACGATTTTGAATCTGGCGAACTTGCTCTCGAATGGCAGTTCAACCATAACCCCGATAACAAAAACTGGAGCTTGTCTGCAAATCCGGGATTTTTCCGCATTACCACGGGCCGCACGGATAGCCGTGTCGTGAATGCAAAGAACACTTTGACACAGCGTTCCTTTGGCCCTAAGAGTTCTGGCCGTACGCTTGTTGACGGCAAGGGCATGAAGGATGGCGATATTGCGGGTCTCGTTGCTTTGCAGGATGACAAGGGCTTTGTCGCGCTTGCTAAAGATGGCGGTAACTACAAGGTTGTGATGTATAGCGGAAACAAGGATGGCGAAAGACTTGTAACAAGTGAAAATCTTTCGGACTCCAAGGTTTATCTGCGAATCGATTTTGACTTGCCGATTGACCGTGGTACTGCATATTTCTATTACAGCACCGATGGTAGCTCTTGGAAAAAGATTGGCAACGATGTGAAGCTCAATTATGACCTCCACATGTTCGTGGGCGTGCGCTGGGGCCTCTTCAACTTTGCGACCAAGCAGGCGGGCGGCTATGCAGACTTCGACTGGTTCAAGGTCGGTACCGATGTGAACGATGAAATTTATCTTGATGGCGCTGGTTCTGAACCTGTTCCGCAGACTCCGTTCTGTGCCGCTGGCGAAAACTGCCCTGCAAATGCAATCCCGGGCAAGATTGAAGCTGAAAACTTTGACGTGCCGGGCAAGGGCAAGGATGGTTCCTCTTACTATGATGGCGATTCCGAGAACCACGGCGATAGCGACTACCGCAAGGGAACTGGCGTAGACCTTTACAAGAAGGCAACTGGCGTCATTGTGGGCTACAACAGTGAAGGCGACTGGCTCGAATACACCGTGAATGTGAAGGAAGCGGGAGATTACACCATGTTTGCGGCTGTTGCTGCTGCGGGTTCCACTTCGAGCTTCAAGCTCTCCTTGGATGGCAAGGACATTACTGAAGAACTCTCTGTGCCGGCGGCAAGTTCTGGCGAAGAAAATTATGACGATTATAACAAGGTAAAAGCAAACGTAAAACTCCCGGAAGGCGAACATGTACTCCGCTTCACGGTTGTTGGCTCTTGGCTTGATATCGACTACTTTACGTTCGTGAAGGGTGCGGATGCTAAGGATCCGGAAGAGACGATTGGCATCACAAAGGGCGTTCGCTATAATGTGCAGGGCGTGCAGACTTATGGCGTCTATGGCTTGAACGGTAAGTTCATCGGTCGCGTTGATGCATCCAACAACTTCGATGTGCGTAGCAAGGTGAACAGCCTCGTGAAGGAAAGCGGCGTGTACGTCGTCAAGTCTCTCACCACCGGCAACACCCTCCGCCTCTCCGTAACAAAGTAA
- a CDS encoding carbohydrate-binding protein translates to MKRMGEVLKAAAYGLVFAIPAFASTVNVDVTEEHQVIRGFGGMVHNQWQGGGGLSEADAKIAFGTGDGTIGLNTLRIPVYANSNDFNKEVQAAKYAKKYAGDDFILYATPWTSPYAGANQHMASSNYQKYVDHLNNFNDYMKNQGVPLYAISISNEPDWCGEWACWSADEIYNFTKGYADKMRKNGAKVISTESFRYDKNLYNKVLNDANALKNWDILGAHFYASDRRTGDNFFQYSLADQKKVERWMTEHYTESQGSGNYWRTITNTGDQANANKRDTVNAMDVAYEIHRAMVVGNFNQYTWWYIRRCYGLIMEKDFGNKLQIPQNEIGKISKRGYVMSQFARFVRPGAVRVGATANPEKEVFASAYKSKDGDSVIVVLVNRDYKNSKTVTVNVKGADVETFHVYTTSEAKNAKYEGEVEVKNGSVTITMDAGNSSNKDCIVTLVGSGTPADPVPREPFGGKVAEIPGKIEAENFDVPGTGKGNKSYSENDSEDRGETNYREGTGVDIYKKATGYVVGYNEEGEWLEYSVNVKEAGDYTMFASVATSNSTSGFSLSLDGKTLVENVALSGTSFDDFVKVKANVTLPAGEHILRMTVTGSWFDIDYFNFAKGKDAADPDDKTIGLRGANFRLPTEAENYSVFDVNGVLVGKFLATTKADVQRMTKSVVRQNGIYFVKSLGGKSYRISVAK, encoded by the coding sequence ATGAAGCGCATGGGTGAAGTCTTGAAGGCTGCCGCTTACGGTTTGGTTTTTGCTATACCTGCTTTTGCCTCGACGGTCAATGTCGACGTAACGGAAGAACACCAGGTGATTCGCGGGTTTGGTGGCATGGTGCATAACCAGTGGCAGGGCGGTGGTGGCCTTTCCGAAGCCGATGCGAAGATCGCTTTTGGTACGGGCGATGGCACAATTGGCCTCAACACGCTCCGTATTCCGGTTTACGCCAATTCCAATGACTTCAACAAGGAAGTTCAGGCCGCAAAGTATGCCAAAAAGTACGCCGGCGATGACTTTATCCTTTACGCGACTCCGTGGACATCGCCGTACGCAGGGGCGAACCAGCACATGGCTTCTTCGAATTACCAGAAGTACGTGGACCACCTGAACAACTTCAACGATTACATGAAGAATCAGGGCGTTCCCCTGTACGCCATCTCCATCAGTAACGAACCGGACTGGTGCGGTGAATGGGCCTGCTGGAGTGCCGACGAAATCTACAACTTCACCAAGGGCTATGCCGACAAGATGCGCAAGAATGGCGCGAAGGTGATTTCGACGGAATCCTTCCGTTATGACAAGAACCTCTACAACAAGGTCTTGAACGATGCCAATGCCCTCAAGAACTGGGACATTCTCGGCGCGCATTTTTACGCGAGTGACCGAAGGACTGGGGACAACTTCTTCCAGTACAGCCTTGCTGACCAGAAAAAAGTCGAACGCTGGATGACGGAACACTATACCGAAAGCCAGGGAAGCGGTAACTACTGGCGCACGATTACGAATACGGGTGACCAGGCGAACGCCAACAAGCGCGATACCGTGAACGCCATGGACGTGGCTTACGAAATCCACCGCGCCATGGTCGTGGGCAATTTCAATCAGTACACCTGGTGGTACATCCGTCGTTGCTACGGCCTCATCATGGAAAAGGATTTTGGAAACAAACTCCAGATTCCGCAGAACGAAATCGGCAAGATTTCTAAGCGCGGCTACGTGATGAGCCAGTTTGCGCGCTTTGTCCGCCCGGGTGCTGTCCGCGTGGGCGCTACGGCAAACCCCGAAAAGGAAGTCTTTGCAAGTGCATACAAGAGCAAAGATGGCGATAGCGTTATCGTGGTGCTCGTGAACCGCGACTACAAGAATAGCAAGACTGTGACCGTCAATGTGAAGGGTGCCGATGTGGAAACTTTCCATGTGTACACCACTAGCGAAGCGAAAAATGCAAAGTACGAAGGCGAAGTCGAAGTCAAGAATGGCTCCGTGACGATTACCATGGATGCCGGCAATTCAAGCAACAAGGACTGCATTGTGACACTCGTGGGCAGTGGCACTCCGGCAGATCCTGTACCTCGCGAACCGTTTGGTGGTAAGGTCGCTGAAATCCCGGGCAAAATCGAAGCCGAAAACTTTGACGTTCCGGGTACGGGCAAGGGCAACAAGTCTTATAGCGAAAACGATTCCGAAGACCGTGGCGAAACGAACTACCGCGAAGGCACGGGTGTCGATATTTACAAGAAGGCTACTGGCTATGTGGTCGGCTATAACGAAGAAGGCGAATGGCTCGAATACTCCGTGAACGTGAAGGAAGCTGGTGATTACACAATGTTTGCTTCTGTCGCTACGAGTAATTCGACGTCTGGTTTCTCGCTCTCCTTGGATGGAAAAACTCTTGTAGAAAATGTCGCACTTTCGGGAACGAGCTTCGATGACTTTGTGAAGGTCAAGGCCAACGTAACGCTCCCGGCTGGCGAACATATTCTCCGCATGACGGTGACGGGTTCCTGGTTCGATATCGACTACTTCAACTTTGCAAAGGGCAAGGATGCTGCCGATCCGGACGATAAGACGATTGGTTTGCGCGGTGCTAATTTCCGCTTGCCGACCGAAGCCGAAAATTACAGTGTCTTCGACGTGAACGGCGTGCTCGTGGGCAAGTTCCTTGCTACGACCAAGGCCGATGTCCAGCGCATGACCAAGAGCGTGGTGCGTCAGAATGGCATTTACTTTGTGAAGTCGCTGGGGGGCAAATCCTACCGCATTTCTGTGGCAAAATAA
- a CDS encoding PHB depolymerase family esterase, which produces MTMFKSMAFAGTVAALSSLSFAWSINGVVSSKAGQPLAGVKINSFNYANVETTSGADGSFSLAYDEMGLKVIKAARPTVQFNYNVITISGLNAQTLTVSVMDALGKVAFSKTQHNVSGSISLDLNKTTAKGAKYLRVNADGNRDTYQIGKTVTLMKDGDPLPTLMFAKEGYNNYTYTMKSFTEAGIAIVMEPATQQPSSSSKKAESSSSAKPASSSSVAVSSSSAKVEDVISCTGKTYQSGDHKMSVNVDGKNRTFIMHVPSAYKGDKPVPLVVDYHPIGGSGQGQLSGTTYKSQTDPEGVISLYPDGTGGKSMMGAGWNVGPCCSNDDDVKFSREMIKAVEEKVCIDTKRVYATGFSMGGGMSNHVACFMSDIYAAVAPAAMDLNKTNSAKCNPERPISIIMFRGTNDNVCRYQGGDSGFNDGLNFLGAEGNFNFWKEKNGCTGSPSKNSNGCNEYSNCKDGTKVVLCTKQGGGHEQGDGKVGWPFLKSFTLP; this is translated from the coding sequence ATGACCATGTTTAAATCCATGGCATTCGCAGGAACAGTAGCAGCACTCAGCTCACTGTCTTTCGCTTGGAGCATCAATGGTGTCGTGTCCTCAAAAGCAGGGCAGCCGCTTGCAGGTGTAAAAATCAATTCTTTCAACTACGCAAACGTCGAAACCACTTCGGGAGCCGACGGTAGTTTCAGCCTCGCCTACGACGAAATGGGCTTGAAGGTCATCAAGGCCGCAAGACCGACCGTCCAGTTCAACTACAACGTCATTACCATTTCGGGCCTCAACGCCCAGACGCTTACTGTTTCCGTCATGGACGCTCTCGGCAAGGTCGCCTTCTCCAAGACGCAGCACAATGTTAGCGGCTCCATCAGCCTCGACTTGAACAAGACTACCGCCAAGGGCGCAAAGTACCTCCGCGTCAACGCCGACGGCAATCGCGACACTTACCAGATTGGCAAGACGGTCACCCTCATGAAGGATGGCGACCCGCTGCCGACCCTCATGTTCGCCAAGGAAGGCTACAACAACTATACTTACACGATGAAGAGCTTCACCGAAGCAGGTATCGCCATCGTGATGGAACCTGCAACACAGCAGCCGTCCAGCTCCAGCAAGAAGGCCGAATCGAGCTCTTCTGCAAAGCCGGCATCTTCTAGCTCCGTCGCTGTTTCTTCTAGCAGCGCCAAGGTCGAAGACGTCATCAGCTGCACTGGCAAGACTTACCAGTCTGGCGACCACAAGATGTCCGTGAACGTCGACGGCAAGAACCGTACGTTCATCATGCACGTGCCGAGTGCCTACAAGGGCGACAAGCCGGTACCTCTCGTTGTTGACTACCACCCGATCGGCGGTAGCGGCCAGGGCCAGCTCAGCGGTACCACTTACAAGTCTCAGACTGACCCGGAAGGCGTCATCTCCCTCTACCCAGATGGCACTGGTGGAAAGTCCATGATGGGTGCTGGCTGGAACGTGGGTCCGTGCTGCTCTAACGATGACGACGTCAAGTTCTCTCGTGAAATGATCAAGGCCGTTGAAGAAAAGGTCTGCATCGATACCAAGCGCGTTTACGCAACCGGTTTCTCGATGGGTGGCGGTATGAGTAACCATGTGGCATGCTTCATGTCCGACATTTACGCAGCAGTTGCTCCGGCAGCTATGGACTTGAACAAGACCAACAGCGCAAAGTGCAACCCGGAACGTCCGATTTCCATCATCATGTTCCGCGGCACAAACGATAACGTCTGCCGTTACCAGGGTGGCGATAGCGGATTCAACGACGGTTTGAACTTCTTGGGTGCCGAAGGCAACTTCAATTTCTGGAAAGAAAAGAATGGCTGCACAGGCTCTCCGTCCAAGAACTCCAACGGCTGTAACGAATACTCCAACTGCAAGGACGGCACGAAGGTTGTGCTCTGCACCAAGCAGGGTGGTGGTCATGAACAGGGCGATGGCAAGGTCGGTTGGCCGTTCCTGAAGTCCTTCACGTTGCCGTAA
- a CDS encoding sialate O-acetylesterase, with translation MKKILAYAGVAAGLSMFAVGANAAPNPNFHIYIAYGQSNMAGNGDIVPSEDQANPPKNFIMLASHNANASQRSGKTNQSIKTGEWYPAIPPMFHPFENLSPADYFGRAMADSLPGVTVGIIPVAIGAVSIRAFDKDQYEAYFRGDGKDIMNWGWPKDYDNNPPGRILELAKKAKEVGVIKGFIFHQGESDGTDANWRKTVYKTYKDVIDALGLDENEVPFVAGELLQEGQNCCSSKNGGIAQLKQNFKKFGLASSKGLQGNGKDPYHFGRAGVIELGKRYCSEMLKLIDKTIDPDAPPVNLVDPSQSTVPDEPPEEYGPYTDPIEIPGKVEAENYNKGGADKAYYDLSKGNEGGKLRKNDVDIYQPNMGIVVGHCQKGEWLKYTVNVKADGDYGIVANVAGDNGTGSIVLYMDDKRIGDEMVNEGKGFDTFSIVDGGKVSLKAGEHELKIEIANDWIDIDYIEFKEISAQPPIGIKNLRFSATEAEGYYSVFDMQGIKLSSFTAKGMNEAMNLVRENAKLRKQAKGVFFVRKNGEKSLTKKVVIHE, from the coding sequence TTGAAAAAAATCCTGGCCTATGCAGGTGTTGCTGCTGGGCTTTCTATGTTTGCGGTTGGGGCGAATGCGGCTCCGAACCCGAACTTCCATATTTACATTGCTTACGGGCAGTCCAACATGGCGGGCAACGGCGATATCGTACCGTCCGAGGACCAGGCAAATCCGCCCAAGAACTTTATCATGCTTGCTTCGCACAATGCAAATGCAAGCCAACGCAGCGGCAAGACGAATCAGTCTATCAAGACGGGCGAATGGTACCCGGCAATTCCTCCGATGTTCCATCCGTTCGAAAACCTCTCCCCGGCGGACTACTTTGGCCGCGCTATGGCCGATTCCTTGCCGGGCGTGACCGTGGGCATTATCCCGGTTGCCATCGGTGCTGTGAGCATCCGCGCCTTCGACAAGGATCAGTACGAAGCTTATTTCAGGGGCGATGGCAAGGACATCATGAACTGGGGCTGGCCCAAGGATTACGACAACAACCCTCCGGGACGCATTCTGGAACTTGCCAAGAAGGCAAAGGAAGTGGGCGTCATCAAGGGCTTCATCTTCCACCAGGGCGAAAGTGACGGTACCGATGCCAACTGGCGCAAGACCGTTTACAAGACCTACAAGGACGTGATTGATGCGCTTGGCTTGGACGAAAACGAAGTGCCGTTTGTGGCGGGCGAACTCCTCCAGGAAGGCCAGAACTGCTGCTCTAGCAAAAACGGCGGCATTGCCCAGCTCAAGCAAAATTTCAAGAAGTTCGGACTTGCCTCTTCCAAGGGCTTGCAGGGTAACGGCAAGGATCCGTACCACTTTGGCCGTGCGGGCGTGATTGAACTAGGCAAGCGCTACTGCTCCGAAATGCTCAAGCTTATCGACAAGACGATTGATCCGGATGCTCCGCCGGTAAACCTTGTGGACCCGAGCCAGTCTACGGTTCCGGATGAACCGCCCGAGGAATATGGCCCGTACACGGACCCGATTGAAATCCCTGGCAAGGTCGAAGCTGAAAACTACAACAAGGGCGGCGCCGACAAGGCCTATTACGATTTGAGCAAGGGCAACGAAGGCGGTAAGCTCCGCAAGAACGATGTCGATATTTACCAGCCGAACATGGGCATTGTCGTCGGTCACTGCCAGAAGGGCGAATGGCTCAAGTACACCGTAAATGTCAAGGCCGATGGCGATTACGGAATTGTAGCTAACGTCGCTGGCGACAATGGAACCGGTAGCATTGTGCTCTACATGGATGACAAGCGCATTGGCGATGAAATGGTGAACGAAGGCAAGGGCTTTGACACGTTCTCTATCGTCGATGGTGGCAAGGTTTCCCTGAAGGCTGGCGAACACGAACTGAAGATTGAAATTGCAAACGACTGGATTGATATTGACTATATCGAATTCAAGGAAATCAGCGCTCAGCCGCCTATCGGAATCAAGAATCTCCGCTTTAGCGCAACTGAAGCCGAAGGCTACTATAGCGTGTTCGACATGCAGGGTATTAAGCTGAGTTCGTTTACCGCAAAGGGAATGAACGAAGCGATGAATCTAGTGAGGGAAAACGCAAAGCTCCGCAAGCAGGCAAAGGGTGTGTTCTTTGTCCGCAAGAACGGGGAAAAATCTCTAACAAAAAAGGTGGTGATACATGAATAA